One genomic window of Choloepus didactylus isolate mChoDid1 chromosome 27, mChoDid1.pri, whole genome shotgun sequence includes the following:
- the LOC119521878 gene encoding vomeronasal type-1 receptor 4-like — MSSGDLATGLVSLSQTVVGVLENFSLLYHHIFLYITGCRLRSTDLILTHLIVGNSLFILTNGVPRTMAAFGLKDFLNDTGCKLLLYFRSVGRGVCIGSTCVLSIFQAITISPRNSRWAEIKVKAPNYIGLSISLCWLLYMLINIIFPVFMTGNWRNDTIIKRKNFGYCSSKFHNKITVSLYAALLSFPDALCLGLMLWASGSMVSILYRHKQRVQHIHRTSLSPRSSPESRATQTILLLLSIFVSFYALSCILQVCISLFDNPSLLLLQMNAIFAMCFPTVSPFVLMGRDSSVPGVSFSCRRNKNFPNSIRYM, encoded by the coding sequence ATGTCCTCCGGGGATTTGGCAACAGGCTTGGTCTCCCTATCCCAGACTGTAGTTGGGGTGCTGGagaatttctctcttctttaccATCATATCTTCCTTTACATCACTGGGTGCAGGTTAAGGTCCACAGATTTGATTCTCACACACCTGATTGTAGGCAACTCCTTGTTCATTCTCACTAATGGGGTCCCCAGGACAATGGCAGCATTTGGGTTGAAAGATTTCCTCAATGATACTGGATGCAAACTTCTTCTCTACTTTCGCAGTGTGGGCAGGGGTGTGTGCATTGGCAGCACCTGTGTCTTGAGTATCTTCCAGGCCATCACCATCAGCCCCAGGAACTCCAGGTGGGCAGAGATTAAAGTGAAAGCTCCCAATTACATCGGCCTCTCCATATCCCTGTGCTGGCTCCTCTACATGCTGATAAATATCATTTTTCCTGTGTTTATGACTGGCAATTGGAGAAATGATACcatcataaagagaaaaaatttcgGGTACTGCTCTtctaaatttcataataaaatcacAGTCTCACTGTATGCTGCATTGTTATCATTCCCTGATGCTCTGTGTTTGGGGCTCATGCTCTGGGCCAGTGGCTCCATGGTTTCCATCCTGTACAGGCACAAGCAGCGGGTCCaacacatccacaggaccagccTCTCCCCCAGGTCCTCCCCTGAGTCCAGAGCTACACAAACCATCCTTTTACTTCTGAGCATCTTTGTCTCCTTTTACGCCCTCTCCTGCATCCTTCAggtttgtatttctctttttgataATCCCAGCTTGTTGCTGCTGCAAATGAATGCAATATTTGCTATGTGTTTTCCCACTGTCAGCCCCTTTGTTCTCATGGGCCGTGATTCCAGTGTACCTGGGGTCAGCTTTTCCTgcagaaggaataaaaatttcCCTAATTCCATCAGGTATATGTAA